The following coding sequences lie in one Angustibacter luteus genomic window:
- a CDS encoding Rieske (2Fe-2S) protein: protein MAIEPLTRRSALTGLAVAGAAAVVGFVVARASRPDSAAAASGAANSYGADPSGGQVLATLGQVPPGGGLVLADRRIVLTRGQGDDVHAFSAVCTHQGCTVSSVADGVILCPCHSSRFDARTGVVLDGPAPRPLPPVAVTVSGDDVLTS from the coding sequence ATGGCCATCGAGCCCCTGACCCGGCGGTCCGCCCTGACCGGACTGGCCGTCGCGGGTGCGGCCGCGGTCGTGGGATTCGTGGTGGCCCGCGCGAGCCGGCCCGACTCCGCCGCCGCGGCGAGCGGTGCGGCCAACAGCTACGGCGCGGACCCGAGCGGCGGTCAGGTCCTGGCCACCCTGGGCCAGGTGCCACCGGGTGGCGGCCTGGTCCTGGCTGACCGCAGGATCGTGCTGACCCGCGGTCAGGGCGACGACGTCCACGCGTTCTCCGCGGTCTGCACCCACCAGGGATGCACCGTCTCGTCCGTGGCCGACGGCGTCATCCTCTGCCCGTGCCACAGCAGCCGGTTCGACGCGCGGACCGGAGTGGTCCTGGACGGCCCGGCACCCCGCCCGCTCCCCCCGGTCGCCGTGACCGTCAGCGGCGACGACGTCCTGACGAGCTAG
- a CDS encoding MGH1-like glycoside hydrolase domain-containing protein: MTGVERSRVDSFGHPEDGLFEATPWYHWGPYLSERSWGTVREDYSADGEAWDYFPHDHARSRAYRWGEDGMAGVSDVGQNLCLALALWNGRDPILKERMFGLTGPQGNHGEDAKEYWWFLDALPSHSWLKWRYHYPQAAFPYADLVSENGKRDHSQPEYELLDTGVFDDDRYWVVDVVHAKADPHDLLMEVSVTNAGPDAAALHVLPHLWFRNTWAWDVDAPRPSLRTLGPDRVAVDHPTYGELVWEVDAADTTDGAAPELLFCENDTNTGRLFGSADSPAFPKDGINDHVVSGAATVNPDGTGTKCAAWYQLAVEPGQTRTIRVRLRPPSTEPAFGADFDDVLAQRQADADEFYGEVIASDVGDDERLVARQAFAGMLWGKQFYCFDVKRWLNGDPTQPPPAEQRRGGRNAAWTHLDARDIMSMPDPWEYPWFAAWDLAFHTVALAHVDPAFAKYQLLALCREWFQHPNGALPAYEWAFGDTNPPVHAWAALHVWDIDGRRDRTFLARLLPKLLINFTWWVNRIDPEGDNVFGGGFLGLDNISALDRSHLPAGARLEQADGTAWMAFYALSLLQIANELAAEDDSWTDIEVKFIEHFVLIADAMRSTGLWDEEDGFFYDVLHLADGTQVPIKVRSIVGVLPLLSTVVLGPGLLGPLGTLNKRFRRFVGRFDPEELAKGRGQVLKRADDEVLVLGVVPPGDGLRVLSRVFDEDEFLSPYGLRALSRYHRDHPVFIDLDGGVASVDYEPAESSTGMFGGNSNWRGPVWMPVNYLVVRALQRNARNLGEVSVIEYPTGSGQVVELDVCAQDLRRRLISLFLRGPDGRRPSYGQVDKLQNDPRWRDNITFNEYFHGDNGAGLGATHQTGWTGLVADLICRPDPFAADGPGGVW, from the coding sequence ATGACCGGCGTGGAACGCAGCAGGGTGGACTCGTTCGGCCACCCCGAGGACGGCCTGTTCGAGGCGACCCCCTGGTACCACTGGGGTCCGTACCTCTCCGAGCGTTCCTGGGGCACGGTGCGCGAGGACTACAGCGCCGACGGCGAGGCCTGGGACTACTTCCCGCACGACCACGCCCGATCCCGCGCCTACCGCTGGGGTGAGGACGGGATGGCCGGCGTCAGCGACGTCGGCCAGAACCTCTGCCTCGCGTTGGCCCTGTGGAACGGACGTGACCCGATCCTCAAGGAGCGGATGTTCGGCCTGACCGGCCCGCAGGGCAACCACGGCGAGGACGCCAAGGAGTACTGGTGGTTCCTCGATGCGCTGCCCAGCCACTCGTGGCTGAAGTGGCGCTACCACTACCCGCAGGCCGCGTTCCCCTACGCAGACCTGGTGTCCGAGAACGGAAAACGCGACCACAGCCAGCCGGAGTACGAGCTGCTCGACACGGGGGTGTTCGACGACGACCGGTACTGGGTGGTCGACGTGGTGCACGCCAAGGCCGACCCGCACGACCTGCTGATGGAGGTCAGCGTCACCAACGCCGGGCCGGACGCCGCGGCGCTGCACGTGCTGCCGCACCTGTGGTTCCGCAACACCTGGGCCTGGGACGTCGACGCGCCGCGTCCGTCGCTGCGGACCCTCGGACCGGACCGGGTGGCGGTCGACCACCCGACGTACGGCGAGCTGGTCTGGGAGGTCGACGCCGCGGACACCACGGACGGCGCCGCACCCGAGCTGTTGTTCTGCGAGAACGACACCAACACCGGCCGGCTCTTCGGCTCGGCGGACTCGCCGGCGTTCCCGAAGGACGGCATCAACGACCACGTCGTCTCGGGCGCCGCGACCGTGAACCCCGACGGCACCGGGACCAAGTGCGCCGCCTGGTACCAGCTGGCGGTCGAGCCGGGGCAGACCCGGACCATCCGTGTGCGGCTGCGACCGCCGTCCACCGAACCGGCGTTCGGCGCCGACTTCGACGACGTGCTCGCCCAGCGCCAGGCGGACGCCGACGAGTTCTACGGCGAGGTGATTGCGTCTGACGTCGGCGACGACGAGCGACTGGTGGCCCGGCAGGCGTTCGCCGGCATGCTCTGGGGCAAGCAGTTCTACTGCTTCGACGTGAAGCGGTGGTTGAACGGCGACCCCACCCAGCCGCCGCCCGCCGAGCAGCGCCGAGGCGGGCGCAACGCCGCCTGGACCCACCTGGACGCGCGGGACATCATGTCCATGCCTGATCCGTGGGAGTACCCGTGGTTCGCCGCCTGGGACCTGGCCTTCCACACCGTGGCACTCGCCCACGTCGACCCGGCCTTCGCGAAGTACCAGCTGCTGGCGCTGTGCCGGGAGTGGTTCCAGCACCCCAACGGCGCGCTGCCCGCGTACGAGTGGGCGTTCGGAGACACCAACCCACCCGTGCACGCCTGGGCGGCGCTGCACGTGTGGGACATCGACGGACGGCGCGACCGCACCTTCCTGGCAAGGCTGCTGCCGAAGCTGCTCATCAACTTCACCTGGTGGGTCAACCGCATCGACCCCGAGGGCGACAACGTCTTCGGCGGCGGCTTCCTCGGCCTGGACAACATCAGCGCGCTGGACCGCTCGCACCTGCCCGCCGGTGCCCGGCTGGAGCAGGCCGACGGCACCGCGTGGATGGCGTTCTACGCACTCAGCCTGCTGCAGATCGCGAACGAGCTCGCCGCCGAGGACGACAGCTGGACCGACATCGAGGTGAAGTTCATCGAGCACTTCGTGCTGATCGCCGACGCCATGCGGTCGACCGGCCTCTGGGACGAGGAGGACGGGTTCTTCTACGACGTCCTGCACCTGGCCGACGGCACCCAGGTGCCGATCAAGGTCCGGTCCATCGTCGGCGTGCTGCCCTTGCTGTCGACGGTGGTGCTCGGGCCGGGGCTGCTCGGGCCGTTGGGCACGCTGAACAAGCGCTTCCGGCGCTTCGTCGGGCGGTTCGACCCGGAGGAGCTGGCGAAGGGCCGCGGGCAGGTCCTGAAGCGCGCCGACGACGAGGTGCTCGTCCTGGGCGTCGTCCCGCCGGGGGACGGGCTCCGGGTGCTGAGCCGGGTCTTCGACGAGGACGAGTTCCTCTCGCCGTACGGGCTGCGCGCGCTGTCCCGGTACCACCGGGACCACCCCGTGTTCATCGACCTCGACGGCGGCGTCGCCTCGGTCGACTACGAGCCCGCCGAGTCCAGCACCGGGATGTTCGGCGGCAACTCCAACTGGCGCGGTCCGGTGTGGATGCCGGTCAACTACCTCGTCGTCCGGGCGCTGCAGCGCAACGCCCGCAACCTCGGTGAGGTCTCGGTGATCGAGTACCCCACCGGTAGCGGCCAGGTCGTCGAGCTGGACGTCTGCGCGCAGGACCTCCGTCGGCGGCTGATCTCGCTCTTCCTGCGTGGACCCGACGGCCGCCGCCCGAGCTACGGCCAGGTGGACAAGCTGCAGAACGACCCGCGCTGGCGGGACAACATCACGTTCAACGAGTACTTCCACGGCGACAACGGCGCCGGTCTGGGCGCCACCCACCAGACCGGCTGGACCGGCCTGGTCGCTGACCTGATCTGCCGGCCGGACCCGTTCGCCGCGGACGGACCGGGCGGCGTCTGGTGA
- a CDS encoding CHAT domain-containing protein yields the protein MEDPGAPSELDLLVELTAVSSDDDREVYAWRHPSILEPGVAERLAPQVEKAPPDARPAMAGALAYLWDVRHRYEEYDAGYPVGIGPVEGVWQQVDSGAISLAEGVRRVRAPAFTAVLSSRYLTALAHWIGDQVSRGGWRPSLQMARLARAAADGATDAVAPLTAHVAIAVAWVEVAKVALADVPDGALLAESRTLCESVLARLGPDGDPRSRASVWFSLGTLYLDPYVAGASTGHLADRSEAWQQRGAIAAAGRGVDEVPPMPELLDALELAEDFLRRSLALRGPGRRAVALKALVDVLTWRNELTQENDSQDITAVCREALADLGEEAHARLRLSLLSALQFYGEEVDVDAVGPVLVAPPEELAEALGAENAATTLLTAIRLVLPTQPRTALDAVKRLQPFFSAGTDDLRVAALEVELTALADSLVGTLPTRGSLAADVREVQARATTEGWNGAHRAAAMLRLAGRASATDEEALGLELIDQIPTISPIVASEHWQLVAWLRTILQLDMGVNAFRAARWAECADWYARALSGFLDLGLDDRALATLLRVGDITSRADTPVEAAFLRALAPNAARIETRLGDGATEVIQDMVRLAMVTFSGRAISGEAMNLLWQVAKGARLAPVLAATSDYDPTRDEYPARLLAQIADLRAELAVEPGVSGRDPEVLLDEDSVLTAYARRRSVDGGSTLEEQIVNLEHAFDEVVTQRMLLTPGVASAAYLSLEEVQQTLSDRTVLISLYLGAAEDGRMAVYVLYLTDTDVGVSVIPHGFPFSMIEMGGLTANPFGLIVAATRRAVMEPPLGRRLASREAEDTLATYLPGLLGHVSERLTEFRASGRDHLCIVPHGPLHYFPFHLLGPPGHPLAEDFAVTYLPHLYLLAGRDGVAPAVPIGTAVGLGFADDGRPGLHPLPEAVPEAKDVAALFGSGALTDERATEPAVVEALSTSGVVHLATHGRHNVDAPAFQTLYVHPTAETDGRLHAYELLGRDLSGLRLLTLSACETALGRFDRGDNLRGLPASFFISGVRTLIGTLWTVPDPVSRHFFTTFHRNRADGRSLLDAFVAAQRETRTSYPQYRDWGAFTFSGDWVDRDAAPGEDP from the coding sequence GTGGAGGACCCCGGGGCGCCGTCCGAGCTCGACCTGCTCGTCGAGCTCACCGCCGTGTCGTCGGACGACGACCGCGAGGTGTACGCCTGGCGCCACCCGTCGATCCTCGAACCAGGCGTGGCTGAGCGCCTGGCACCGCAGGTGGAGAAGGCACCTCCTGACGCCCGCCCCGCGATGGCGGGGGCCCTGGCCTACCTGTGGGACGTCCGCCACCGGTACGAGGAGTACGACGCCGGCTACCCGGTCGGCATCGGGCCCGTCGAGGGCGTGTGGCAGCAGGTCGACTCCGGTGCGATCTCCCTGGCCGAGGGTGTCCGCCGGGTACGTGCACCCGCGTTTACCGCTGTCCTCTCCAGCCGCTACCTCACAGCGCTCGCGCACTGGATCGGCGACCAGGTGTCGCGCGGGGGCTGGCGCCCGAGCCTGCAGATGGCACGACTGGCGCGGGCCGCCGCTGACGGCGCCACTGATGCCGTGGCGCCGCTCACCGCGCACGTGGCGATCGCCGTCGCCTGGGTCGAGGTCGCGAAGGTTGCCCTCGCCGACGTCCCGGACGGCGCCCTGCTCGCCGAGTCGCGGACCCTCTGCGAGAGCGTGCTCGCCAGGTTGGGACCGGACGGCGATCCGCGCTCGCGCGCCTCGGTGTGGTTCAGCCTCGGGACGCTCTACCTGGATCCCTACGTCGCCGGGGCGAGCACCGGGCACCTCGCGGATCGCAGCGAGGCCTGGCAGCAGCGTGGGGCGATCGCGGCGGCGGGCCGGGGCGTCGACGAGGTGCCGCCCATGCCCGAGCTGCTCGACGCACTCGAGCTCGCCGAGGACTTCCTCCGTCGCTCACTGGCCCTGCGCGGGCCCGGTCGACGGGCCGTGGCCCTCAAGGCGCTGGTCGACGTGCTGACCTGGCGCAACGAGCTGACCCAAGAGAACGACTCCCAGGACATCACCGCGGTGTGCCGAGAGGCGCTCGCCGATCTCGGCGAGGAGGCCCACGCGCGACTTCGCCTGTCCTTGCTGAGCGCGCTGCAGTTCTACGGGGAGGAGGTGGACGTCGACGCCGTCGGGCCGGTGCTCGTCGCGCCTCCCGAGGAGCTCGCCGAGGCCTTGGGGGCCGAGAACGCGGCCACGACCCTGCTGACCGCCATCCGCCTGGTGCTCCCCACGCAGCCGCGAACCGCGTTGGACGCCGTGAAGCGCCTCCAGCCGTTCTTTTCCGCCGGCACCGACGACCTTCGGGTCGCCGCCCTCGAGGTGGAGCTGACCGCATTGGCGGACAGCCTGGTCGGGACGCTGCCGACCCGAGGATCCCTGGCCGCCGACGTTCGGGAGGTGCAGGCCCGGGCCACGACCGAGGGCTGGAACGGCGCCCACCGCGCGGCGGCGATGCTCCGCCTCGCGGGCCGGGCGAGCGCCACGGACGAGGAAGCGCTCGGCCTCGAGCTGATCGACCAGATCCCTACGATCAGCCCCATCGTCGCGTCCGAGCACTGGCAGCTCGTGGCGTGGCTGCGCACCATCCTGCAGCTGGACATGGGGGTCAACGCGTTCCGCGCCGCCCGGTGGGCGGAGTGCGCGGACTGGTACGCGCGGGCCCTGTCCGGGTTCCTGGACCTGGGTCTCGACGACCGCGCGCTCGCGACGCTGCTGCGCGTCGGCGACATCACCAGCCGCGCGGACACACCGGTCGAGGCCGCGTTCCTGCGGGCGCTCGCGCCCAACGCCGCGCGGATCGAGACACGGCTCGGTGACGGCGCGACCGAGGTCATCCAGGACATGGTCCGGTTGGCGATGGTGACGTTCAGCGGCCGGGCCATCAGCGGTGAGGCGATGAACCTGCTGTGGCAGGTCGCGAAGGGCGCCCGGCTTGCCCCGGTGCTCGCGGCAACCAGTGACTACGACCCGACACGGGACGAGTACCCCGCCCGCCTCCTCGCCCAGATCGCGGACCTGCGGGCAGAGCTGGCCGTCGAGCCGGGCGTCTCGGGTCGCGACCCGGAGGTGCTGCTCGACGAGGACTCGGTGCTCACGGCGTACGCACGTCGACGGTCCGTCGATGGTGGCTCGACGCTGGAGGAGCAGATCGTCAACCTCGAGCACGCGTTCGACGAGGTGGTCACCCAGCGGATGCTCCTGACGCCCGGGGTGGCCTCGGCGGCCTACTTGTCCCTCGAGGAGGTCCAGCAGACGCTGTCCGACCGCACCGTCCTCATCAGCCTGTACCTCGGGGCGGCGGAGGACGGCCGCATGGCGGTCTACGTCCTGTACCTGACGGACACCGACGTCGGCGTGAGCGTCATCCCCCACGGCTTCCCGTTCAGCATGATCGAGATGGGGGGCCTGACCGCCAACCCGTTCGGACTGATCGTCGCAGCCACGAGGCGCGCCGTCATGGAGCCGCCGCTCGGCCGGCGACTGGCGTCCCGCGAGGCCGAGGACACCCTGGCGACCTACCTACCGGGTCTGCTCGGTCACGTCAGCGAGCGCCTGACGGAGTTCCGGGCCTCCGGGCGGGACCACCTGTGCATCGTGCCGCACGGGCCCCTGCACTACTTCCCCTTCCACCTGCTCGGTCCACCCGGCCACCCGCTGGCGGAGGACTTCGCGGTCACCTACCTGCCGCACCTCTACCTGCTGGCGGGACGCGACGGCGTGGCGCCGGCCGTGCCGATCGGTACCGCGGTCGGTCTCGGCTTCGCGGACGACGGGCGACCTGGGCTGCACCCGCTGCCCGAGGCGGTGCCGGAGGCGAAGGACGTCGCGGCACTGTTCGGCAGCGGCGCCCTCACCGACGAACGTGCGACGGAACCCGCTGTGGTCGAGGCGCTGTCCACGTCCGGTGTCGTGCACCTCGCGACCCACGGCCGGCACAACGTCGACGCTCCCGCGTTCCAGACGCTGTACGTCCACCCCACGGCCGAAACCGACGGCCGGCTGCACGCCTACGAGCTGCTCGGCCGCGACCTCAGTGGCCTGCGCCTGCTCACGTTGAGCGCCTGCGAGACGGCACTGGGCCGGTTCGACCGGGGCGACAACCTCCGCGGCCTGCCGGCGAGCTTCTTCATCAGCGGGGTCCGCACGCTGATCGGGACGCTGTGGACCGTGCCGGATCCCGTCTCGCGCCACTTCTTCACGACGTTCCACCGCAACCGTGCCGACGGCCGCTCGCTGCTCGACGCGTTCGTTGCAGCCCAACGCGAAACCAGGACGTCGTACCCGCAGTACCGTGACT